The following are encoded in a window of Variovorax paradoxus genomic DNA:
- a CDS encoding thioesterase family protein, producing MTSHDRAPETTPPAVYTGEGDAWQPDTLSRGPWDPRAQHGGAPAALLAHIAECAAPGPGWQLARLTLELVRPVPVAPLVTRTQSQASRATVRVGIDLLAGDTVVARAHALLLKTSPLTLPTNLPAGDAPRELLPRPEDCTERLRIPGLPDGISFHQTAVESRLAQGDISQPGAGAAWFRLAVPLVRGVATSPAMRAAAAADFGNGLSWVLPPTDFLFSNADLSLNLFRVPEGEWIGLRASTEMHGDGAGLTVSHLYDTRGLIGLATQTLVVRERAAAA from the coding sequence ATGACCTCGCACGACCGTGCCCCCGAGACAACGCCCCCCGCCGTCTACACCGGCGAGGGCGACGCGTGGCAGCCCGACACCCTCTCGCGCGGCCCGTGGGATCCGCGTGCGCAGCACGGCGGTGCGCCCGCGGCCTTGCTCGCGCACATCGCCGAATGCGCGGCGCCCGGCCCGGGCTGGCAGCTGGCGCGCCTCACGCTCGAGCTGGTGAGGCCGGTGCCGGTGGCGCCGCTGGTCACGCGCACGCAGTCGCAGGCCTCGCGCGCCACGGTGCGCGTGGGCATCGACCTGCTCGCGGGCGACACGGTGGTGGCGCGCGCGCATGCACTGCTGCTGAAGACGTCGCCGCTGACCTTGCCGACGAACCTGCCCGCAGGCGACGCGCCGCGCGAACTGCTGCCGCGGCCCGAAGACTGCACCGAGCGGCTGCGCATTCCCGGCCTGCCCGACGGGATCTCGTTCCACCAGACCGCCGTCGAATCGCGCCTCGCGCAAGGCGACATCTCGCAGCCCGGCGCGGGCGCCGCGTGGTTCCGGCTCGCGGTGCCGCTGGTGCGCGGCGTGGCCACCTCGCCCGCGATGCGCGCGGCGGCGGCGGCCGACTTCGGCAACGGCCTGAGCTGGGTGCTGCCGCCCACCGACTTCCTGTTCTCGAACGCCGACCTGAGCCTGAACCTGTTCCGCGTGCCCGAGGGCGAGTGGATCGGCCTGCGCGCCAGCACCGAGATGCATGGCGACGGCGCGGGCCTCACCGTGTCCCACCTGTACGACACGCGCGGCCTGATCGGCCTCGCGACCCAGACGCTGGTGGTGCGCGAACGCGCCGCCGCCGCCTGA
- a CDS encoding TetR/AcrR family transcriptional regulator: protein MTGARAPAAAPRRKPRQSRARHTSQALQEAFVRLLVEKGFAAITIREIAAVAGTGLGSFYEYFENKEDLARVCLHLRSKALLLDMRAVVAANEGRPWREIVDGVIDAQLDAHRAQPVAWGAHYLLERHLSSPEAYRKMYDRFVAEWVGVLDAAGDVKADGPKKKEAARVCQTIIYGLVAHTHLGTGGRPDLQALSRQLRDVLRGYLATVA from the coding sequence ATGACCGGCGCCCGTGCACCCGCCGCCGCCCCGAGGAGGAAGCCGCGCCAGTCCCGCGCGCGCCACACCTCGCAGGCCTTGCAGGAAGCCTTTGTTCGGCTTTTGGTCGAGAAGGGATTCGCCGCCATCACGATCCGCGAGATCGCGGCCGTGGCGGGTACGGGCCTGGGCAGCTTCTACGAATACTTCGAGAACAAGGAAGACCTGGCGCGCGTGTGCCTGCACCTGCGCTCCAAGGCGCTGCTGCTGGACATGCGCGCGGTCGTGGCCGCGAACGAAGGCCGGCCGTGGCGCGAGATCGTCGACGGGGTGATCGATGCGCAGCTCGACGCGCACCGCGCGCAGCCCGTGGCTTGGGGCGCGCACTACCTGCTGGAGCGCCACCTCTCCAGCCCCGAGGCCTACCGCAAGATGTACGACCGCTTCGTGGCCGAATGGGTGGGCGTGCTGGACGCGGCGGGCGACGTGAAGGCCGACGGCCCGAAGAAGAAGGAAGCGGCGCGCGTGTGCCAGACCATCATCTATGGGCTGGTGGCGCACACCCACCTCGGCACGGGCGGGCGGCCCGATCTGCAGGCGCTGTCACGCCAGCTGCGTGATGTGCTGCGGGGCTACCTGGCGACGGTCGCCTGA
- a CDS encoding sporulation protein, producing MKLRLVLIALLAANAGYWLWTRGDLAGFGLAPAALDEREPQRVARQIHPEWLQIRKEAKPAP from the coding sequence ATGAAGCTGCGCCTGGTCCTCATCGCCCTGCTCGCGGCCAACGCGGGCTACTGGCTGTGGACGCGCGGTGACCTGGCCGGTTTCGGGCTCGCCCCTGCGGCGCTCGACGAGCGCGAGCCGCAGCGCGTGGCGCGGCAGATCCACCCCGAGTGGTTGCAGATCCGCAAGGAAGCCAAGCCCGCGCCCTGA
- a CDS encoding HEAT repeat domain-containing protein codes for MSSPPTLDALRQRFAEIRTDTDVSDMFDFGADLLELQSPEALAFHYALLHDTGMDSELYDWLCRKFGERGDAAEDHLLTQFDQEPDPAMQATVLQMLGAFKYRKGRRLKETAALARAALASPHAELRCKGLWVIGWLGGTTDIAKVVPLLTHDAVATNRQWAASALMQIVLSRRSAAPKALEPLRQALDTETDPVVLGSILVAVQEIAGKKFGLSSSSHEPPSEEKLQAALAKARRMFARAAAAA; via the coding sequence ATGAGTTCGCCCCCCACGCTCGACGCGCTGCGCCAGCGCTTCGCCGAGATCCGCACCGACACCGACGTGTCGGACATGTTCGACTTCGGCGCCGACCTGCTCGAGCTGCAATCGCCCGAAGCACTCGCCTTCCACTACGCGCTGCTGCACGACACCGGCATGGACAGCGAGCTCTACGACTGGCTCTGCCGCAAGTTCGGAGAGCGCGGCGACGCGGCCGAAGACCATCTGCTCACGCAGTTCGACCAAGAGCCCGACCCGGCCATGCAAGCCACGGTGCTGCAGATGCTCGGCGCCTTCAAGTACCGCAAGGGCCGTCGGCTGAAAGAGACTGCGGCCCTGGCGCGCGCCGCGCTCGCGTCACCGCACGCCGAGCTGCGCTGCAAGGGGCTGTGGGTGATCGGCTGGCTCGGCGGCACGACCGACATCGCCAAGGTCGTGCCGCTGCTCACGCACGATGCCGTCGCCACGAACCGCCAATGGGCGGCGAGCGCGCTGATGCAGATCGTGTTGAGCCGCCGCAGCGCCGCGCCCAAGGCGCTCGAGCCCTTGCGGCAGGCGCTCGACACCGAGACTGATCCGGTCGTGCTGGGCAGCATCCTGGTCGCGGTGCAGGAAATCGCGGGCAAGAAGTTCGGCCTGAGTTCGAGCTCGCACGAGCCGCCGTCGGAAGAAAAACTGCAGGCCGCCCTGGCCAAGGCGCGGCGCATGTTCGCGCGCGCTGCTGCGGCCGCCTGA
- a CDS encoding N-formylglutamate amidohydrolase: MHPVLKLIQTRAQVTSVAGHTPLVLDSPHSGTVYPEDFRPVCDLATLRRAEDTHVEKLYAFASDMGAAWVEAHFPRSYLDANRDMTEVDTTMLDGPWTEPVSSDPRVLSKVRLGKGLIWKLTDEGLPIYDRPLTVAEVRQRIDQCWRPYHAAVAQAIDEAHARHGYSLHINCHSMPAIAGSHATDFPGLAHADFVIGDRDGSTADPALSQRLCAHLRARGYSVDYNHPYKGVELVRRHGNPAANRHSIQVEINRKLYMDEATLALDEAGAVRLQADLRSMVEMLLATDPRIATS, from the coding sequence ATGCATCCAGTTCTGAAACTGATTCAAACCCGCGCCCAGGTGACCAGCGTCGCCGGGCACACGCCGCTGGTGCTGGACTCGCCGCACAGCGGCACCGTCTACCCCGAGGACTTCCGGCCCGTGTGCGACCTCGCCACGCTGCGCCGGGCCGAAGACACCCACGTCGAGAAGCTCTACGCCTTCGCGAGCGACATGGGCGCCGCCTGGGTCGAGGCGCACTTTCCGCGCAGTTATCTCGACGCCAACCGCGACATGACCGAGGTCGACACCACCATGCTCGACGGCCCGTGGACCGAGCCGGTGTCCAGCGACCCGCGCGTGCTGTCCAAAGTGCGTCTGGGCAAAGGCCTGATCTGGAAGCTCACCGACGAAGGCCTGCCGATCTACGACCGGCCGCTCACGGTGGCCGAGGTGCGCCAGCGCATCGACCAGTGCTGGCGCCCGTACCACGCGGCGGTGGCGCAGGCCATCGACGAGGCGCATGCGCGGCACGGCTACAGCCTCCACATCAACTGCCATTCGATGCCGGCCATTGCGGGCAGCCACGCCACCGACTTCCCGGGGCTGGCGCACGCCGACTTCGTGATCGGCGACCGCGACGGCAGCACGGCCGACCCGGCGCTGTCGCAGCGGCTGTGCGCGCACCTGCGCGCACGCGGCTACAGCGTGGACTACAACCACCCGTACAAGGGCGTGGAGCTGGTGCGCCGGCACGGCAACCCGGCGGCGAACCGGCACAGCATCCAGGTCGAGATCAACCGCAAGCTCTACATGGACGAGGCCACGCTGGCGCTCGACGAAGCCGGCGCAGTGCGGCTGCAGGCCGACCTGCGATCGATGGTCGAGATGCTGCTGGCGACCGACCCGCGCATCGCAACGAGCTGA
- a CDS encoding biotin--[acetyl-CoA-carboxylase] ligase, translating into MGTPASAWFEDRIAAAVAPLLPGFAVEAVAEIDSTNTELMRRARAGRTDPVLLVAERQTAGRGRLGRPWQSAQEPEAPASLTFSLGLPLAPADWSGLSLAVGVTVAESLDPTGVHQVGLKWPNDIWVNDRKLVGILIETAMPQTARPDAARYLVVGIGINIGPREGDGMRTPPAWLRQWQPDASAPEVLQALAEPLVRSVLAFEANGFGPFAERFAARDVLRGREVTLSDGTAGLCEGVAWGGELQVRTDAGLQLISSDEVSVRPRGMSF; encoded by the coding sequence ATGGGCACGCCGGCCTCCGCCTGGTTCGAAGACCGGATCGCCGCGGCGGTCGCGCCGCTGCTGCCCGGCTTCGCGGTCGAGGCCGTGGCCGAGATCGATTCCACCAACACCGAGCTGATGCGCCGCGCGCGCGCCGGCCGCACCGACCCCGTGCTGCTCGTGGCCGAGCGCCAGACGGCCGGGCGCGGTCGCCTCGGCCGCCCCTGGCAGAGCGCGCAAGAACCCGAGGCGCCCGCCTCCCTCACGTTTTCGCTGGGCCTGCCGCTCGCACCGGCCGACTGGTCGGGCCTGTCGCTGGCCGTGGGCGTGACCGTGGCCGAAAGCCTCGACCCGACGGGCGTGCACCAGGTCGGCCTCAAGTGGCCCAACGACATCTGGGTGAACGACCGCAAGCTGGTCGGCATCCTCATCGAAACCGCCATGCCGCAGACGGCGCGCCCCGATGCGGCGCGCTACCTCGTGGTCGGCATCGGCATCAACATCGGCCCACGCGAAGGCGACGGCATGCGCACGCCGCCTGCCTGGCTGCGCCAGTGGCAGCCCGACGCCTCCGCGCCCGAGGTGCTGCAGGCGCTGGCCGAGCCGCTGGTGCGCAGCGTGCTCGCTTTCGAGGCGAACGGCTTCGGGCCCTTTGCCGAACGCTTTGCGGCGCGCGACGTGCTGCGCGGGCGCGAGGTGACGCTCAGCGACGGCACCGCCGGCCTGTGCGAAGGCGTGGCCTGGGGCGGCGAACTGCAGGTGCGCACCGACGCCGGCCTGCAACTCATCTCGAGCGACGAAGTGAGCGTGCGCCCGCGCGGCATGTCTTTCTGA
- a CDS encoding LysR substrate-binding domain-containing protein, producing MPLRRLNPPLNLLRAFSTVVRFGGVSRAAEALHLTQGAVSKQVQELERWIGAPLFERSRKRLALTPAGERYEKAVRALLAQLEAATLELITSGDGGGALHLSTLPTFGAKWLIPRLPDFQQRHPQITLHFVPFVHGYDFERPELDCAILFGDGHWPGARSHYLAGQDVALIAPRAAQAEAPIRTPQDVARCTLLRHVSVPQSWLHWSEAHGVRGLDPLAGLQFDQFQTMIRAVMAGMGVALVPRCLVQDEITSGLVEEPLPNGGYRGSEGYWFCYPEGRGQLATLDHFRNWLLAEVDRSGEATALPPAAPA from the coding sequence ATGCCGCTGCGACGCCTCAACCCGCCCCTGAACCTGCTGCGCGCCTTCTCCACCGTGGTGCGCTTCGGCGGCGTCTCGCGCGCGGCCGAGGCGCTGCACCTCACGCAGGGCGCGGTGAGCAAGCAGGTGCAGGAGCTCGAGCGCTGGATTGGCGCGCCGCTGTTCGAGCGCAGTCGCAAGCGCCTGGCGCTCACGCCGGCCGGCGAGCGCTACGAAAAGGCCGTGCGCGCCCTGCTGGCGCAGCTGGAAGCGGCCACGCTGGAGCTCATCACCAGTGGCGACGGCGGCGGCGCGCTGCACCTGTCGACCCTGCCCACCTTCGGCGCCAAGTGGCTGATTCCGCGCCTGCCCGATTTCCAGCAGCGGCACCCGCAGATCACGTTGCATTTCGTGCCCTTCGTGCACGGCTACGACTTCGAACGGCCCGAGCTCGACTGCGCCATTTTGTTCGGTGACGGGCACTGGCCCGGCGCGCGCTCGCATTACCTCGCGGGGCAGGACGTGGCGCTCATCGCCCCGCGCGCCGCGCAGGCCGAAGCCCCCATCCGCACGCCGCAGGACGTGGCGCGCTGCACCCTGCTGCGCCACGTGAGCGTGCCGCAGTCGTGGCTGCACTGGAGCGAGGCGCACGGCGTGCGCGGGCTCGACCCGCTGGCCGGGCTGCAGTTCGACCAGTTCCAGACCATGATCCGCGCCGTCATGGCCGGCATGGGCGTGGCGCTGGTGCCGCGCTGCCTGGTGCAGGACGAAATCACGTCGGGGCTGGTGGAAGAGCCGCTGCCCAACGGCGGCTACCGGGGCAGCGAGGGCTACTGGTTCTGCTACCCCGAGGGGCGCGGCCAGCTGGCCACGCTGGATCATTTCCGCAACTGGCTGCTGGCCGAGGTCGACCGCAGCGGGGAAGCGACGGCGCTGCCGCCGGCTGCGCCGGCCTGA
- a CDS encoding tripartite tricarboxylate transporter substrate binding protein BugE, producing MQRRHLLSILAAASFAPGISFAQGKPIRLVVPFPPGGATDITARVLSEPLAKILQQPVVIDNRAGAGGSIGMAELARAAPDGLTFGVATLSTHGVNPAVYQKLPYDPIKGFTAVSELVKAPGVIVINPAVLPVGSFAELVKYLKANPGKVSYASPGNGTIGHMWGELFKSSTGTSMVHIPYRGAGPAINDVLAGQVPVYFDQVASSLPHVKAGKLKALAVSWSGRLDVLPDVPTYGELGQAASNDPSWFGMIAPAGTPPELVLRMQQAVATALKDPAVRERLALQGLYASGTTPAEFTKQIASEIEKMKKVAAFARIRLD from the coding sequence ATGCAACGTCGTCATCTCCTCTCCATCCTGGCCGCCGCTTCTTTCGCCCCAGGAATATCCTTTGCCCAAGGCAAGCCGATCCGCCTGGTCGTGCCGTTCCCGCCCGGTGGCGCCACCGACATCACGGCCCGCGTGCTCTCCGAGCCCCTGGCCAAGATCCTCCAGCAGCCCGTGGTGATCGACAACCGCGCCGGCGCAGGCGGCTCGATCGGCATGGCCGAGCTGGCACGCGCCGCACCCGACGGCCTGACCTTCGGCGTGGCCACGCTGTCCACGCACGGGGTGAACCCGGCCGTGTACCAGAAGCTGCCCTACGACCCGATCAAGGGCTTCACCGCCGTGAGCGAGCTGGTGAAGGCGCCGGGCGTGATCGTCATCAACCCGGCCGTGCTGCCGGTCGGCAGCTTCGCGGAACTCGTGAAGTACCTGAAGGCCAACCCCGGCAAGGTGTCGTACGCCTCGCCGGGCAACGGCACCATCGGCCACATGTGGGGCGAGCTGTTCAAGAGCAGCACCGGAACCTCGATGGTGCACATCCCCTACCGCGGTGCGGGCCCGGCCATCAACGACGTGCTCGCGGGCCAGGTGCCGGTGTACTTCGACCAGGTGGCCTCGTCGCTGCCGCACGTGAAGGCCGGCAAGCTGAAGGCGCTGGCCGTGTCCTGGAGCGGCCGCCTCGACGTGCTGCCCGACGTGCCGACCTACGGCGAACTGGGCCAGGCGGCCAGCAACGACCCGTCGTGGTTCGGCATGATCGCGCCCGCCGGCACGCCGCCCGAGCTGGTGCTGCGCATGCAGCAGGCCGTGGCCACCGCGCTGAAGGACCCCGCGGTGCGCGAGCGCCTCGCGCTGCAGGGGCTGTACGCCTCGGGCACCACGCCGGCCGAGTTCACGAAGCAGATCGCGAGCGAGATCGAGAAGATGAAGAAGGTGGCCGCCTTCGCGCGCATCCGATTGGACTGA
- a CDS encoding SET domain-containing protein, translated as MPSKSPRSSGRRIQTRRSTVHGNGVFAVQDLAEGETLIEYKGQVISWKEALRRHPHDPAQPNHTFYFHIDDGRVIDGNVEGNAARWINHSCEPNCEADEVDGRVYIKALRNIAAGEELNYDYGLVIDEPYTEKLLSEFPCWCGSAQCRGTLLTPKDEDEEKDKKKKKKAKKKAEKKAEAKEAKKAEKKAEKKKADKKADKKKADGKKKPKDDTASAAGD; from the coding sequence ATGCCTTCCAAATCCCCACGCTCCAGCGGTCGTCGCATCCAGACGCGTCGCTCCACCGTCCACGGCAACGGCGTGTTCGCCGTGCAGGACCTGGCGGAAGGCGAAACGCTGATCGAATACAAGGGCCAGGTCATCAGCTGGAAGGAGGCGCTGCGCCGCCATCCGCACGACCCTGCGCAGCCCAACCACACCTTCTACTTCCACATCGACGACGGTCGTGTGATCGACGGCAATGTCGAAGGCAACGCCGCGCGCTGGATCAATCACTCGTGCGAGCCGAACTGCGAGGCCGACGAAGTCGATGGGCGCGTTTATATCAAGGCCCTGAGAAACATCGCCGCCGGTGAGGAACTCAACTACGACTACGGCCTGGTCATCGACGAGCCGTACACCGAGAAGCTGTTGTCCGAGTTCCCGTGCTGGTGCGGCTCCGCGCAGTGCCGCGGCACGCTGCTGACGCCCAAGGACGAGGACGAAGAAAAAGACAAGAAGAAAAAGAAGAAGGCCAAAAAGAAGGCCGAGAAGAAGGCCGAGGCCAAGGAAGCGAAGAAGGCTGAAAAGAAAGCCGAGAAGAAAAAAGCCGACAAGAAGGCCGACAAGAAAAAGGCCGACGGCAAGAAGAAGCCCAAGGACGACACCGCGTCCGCCGCCGGAGACTGA
- a CDS encoding DNA topoisomerase III, whose translation MTKTLVIAEKPSVAQDIVRALTPVAGKFDKHDEHFENDTYVVTSAVGHLVEIQAPEEFDVKRGKWSFANLPVIPPHFDLKPVDKTKTRLNAVVKQAKRKDVTQLINACDAGREGELIFRLIEQYAGGKSPLGKPVKRLWLQSMTPQAIRDGFDQLRTEKQMQGLADAARSRSEADWLVGINGTRAMTAFNSRDGGFFLTTVGRVQTPTLSVVVEREEQIRKFVSRNYWEVHGSFAAEAGQYPGKWFNPDWKKANAPLLANGEPDAEQRADRVWSEQEARAIADASRGKPATVTEESKPTTQASPALFDLTSLQREANGRFGFSAKTTLALAQSLYERHKALTYPRTDSRALPEDYLPVVKQTMEMLANSGMKHLAPFAQQAVDGNYVKPNKRIFDNAKVSDHFAIIPTLQAPSGLSEAEQKLYDFVVRRFLSVFFPSAEHQVTTRISTVEQGGKKYPFRTDGKVLVKPGWLAIYGKEAQDDEKEDDKDGKRLVPVKPGEIVNTESADLKGLKTRPPARYSEATLLGAMEGAGKTIDDDELREAMQEKGLGTPATRAATIEGLIAEKYMLREGRELIPTAKAFQLMTLLRGLGVEELSKAELTGEWEYKLAQMEKGALSRDAFMREIAEMTEHIVKKAKEYDRDTVPGDYATLATPCPNCGGVVKENYRRYGCTGKSGTGEDACGFSFGKSPAGRTFEVVEAEALVRDKHIGPLDGFRSKAGWPFTAEIILKYDEEEAKNWKLEFDFGDDKNAESGEIVDFSQQDTVGPCPVCGAPVFDHGSNYVCEKSVPTNEQPTPSCTFKTGKIILQQPVERDQMEKLLATGKTDLLDKFVSMRTRRAFKAFLTWNAEEGKVTFEFAPREGGSKFPPRKTFGKPAAKTAAAKKVAAKKTPAAKKAPAEKKAAKPRKPGAGLKPSDSLAAVIGAEPVARTEVIKKLWDYIKANGLQDATNKRAINADAKLKPVFGKDQVTMFELAGIVGKHLSAPDAA comes from the coding sequence ATGACAAAAACTTTGGTAATCGCAGAAAAGCCGTCGGTGGCCCAGGACATCGTCCGGGCCCTCACGCCGGTGGCCGGCAAATTCGACAAACATGACGAGCATTTCGAGAACGACACCTACGTCGTGACCAGTGCCGTGGGCCACCTGGTCGAGATCCAGGCCCCGGAAGAATTCGACGTGAAGCGCGGCAAGTGGAGCTTCGCCAACCTGCCGGTGATTCCGCCGCACTTCGACCTCAAGCCGGTCGACAAGACGAAGACGCGCCTGAACGCCGTGGTCAAGCAGGCCAAGCGCAAGGACGTGACGCAGCTCATCAACGCCTGCGACGCGGGCCGCGAGGGCGAACTGATCTTCCGCCTCATCGAGCAGTACGCCGGCGGCAAGAGCCCGCTGGGCAAGCCGGTGAAGCGGCTGTGGCTGCAGTCGATGACGCCGCAAGCCATTCGCGACGGCTTCGACCAGCTGCGCACCGAGAAGCAGATGCAAGGTCTGGCCGACGCCGCGCGCTCGCGCTCCGAAGCCGACTGGCTGGTGGGCATCAACGGCACGCGCGCCATGACCGCGTTCAACTCGCGCGACGGCGGCTTCTTCCTCACGACCGTGGGCCGCGTGCAGACGCCGACGCTGTCGGTGGTGGTGGAGCGCGAAGAGCAGATCCGCAAGTTCGTCTCGCGCAACTACTGGGAAGTGCACGGCAGCTTCGCGGCCGAGGCCGGCCAGTACCCGGGCAAGTGGTTCAACCCCGACTGGAAGAAGGCCAACGCGCCGCTCCTGGCCAACGGCGAGCCCGATGCCGAGCAGCGCGCCGACCGCGTGTGGTCCGAGCAAGAGGCCCGCGCCATCGCCGACGCCTCGCGCGGCAAGCCCGCCACGGTCACCGAAGAGAGCAAGCCCACCACGCAGGCCTCGCCCGCGCTGTTCGACCTGACCTCGCTGCAGCGCGAGGCCAACGGCCGTTTCGGCTTCAGCGCCAAGACCACGCTCGCCCTGGCCCAGAGCCTGTACGAACGCCACAAGGCGCTGACCTACCCGCGTACCGATTCGCGCGCGCTGCCCGAAGACTATCTGCCAGTGGTCAAGCAGACCATGGAAATGCTCGCCAACAGCGGCATGAAACACCTGGCGCCGTTCGCGCAGCAGGCGGTCGACGGCAACTACGTCAAGCCCAACAAGCGCATCTTCGACAACGCCAAGGTGTCGGATCACTTCGCCATCATCCCGACGCTGCAGGCCCCGAGCGGCCTGAGCGAAGCCGAGCAGAAGCTGTACGACTTCGTGGTGCGCCGCTTCCTGTCGGTGTTCTTCCCGAGCGCCGAGCACCAGGTGACCACGCGCATCAGCACGGTGGAGCAGGGCGGCAAGAAGTACCCCTTCCGCACCGACGGCAAGGTGCTGGTGAAGCCGGGCTGGCTCGCCATCTACGGCAAGGAAGCGCAGGACGACGAGAAGGAAGACGACAAGGACGGCAAGCGCCTCGTGCCGGTGAAGCCGGGCGAAATCGTCAACACCGAGTCGGCCGACCTCAAGGGCCTGAAGACGCGCCCCCCCGCACGCTATTCGGAAGCCACGCTGCTGGGCGCCATGGAAGGCGCCGGCAAGACCATCGACGACGACGAGCTGCGCGAGGCCATGCAGGAGAAGGGCCTGGGCACGCCAGCCACGCGCGCGGCCACCATCGAAGGGCTGATCGCCGAGAAGTACATGCTGCGCGAAGGCCGCGAACTCATTCCGACCGCCAAGGCCTTCCAGCTCATGACGCTGCTGCGCGGCCTGGGCGTGGAAGAACTCTCCAAGGCCGAGCTCACGGGCGAGTGGGAGTACAAGCTCGCGCAGATGGAGAAGGGCGCGCTGAGCCGCGACGCCTTCATGCGCGAGATCGCCGAGATGACGGAACACATCGTCAAGAAGGCCAAGGAGTACGACCGCGACACCGTGCCCGGCGACTACGCCACGCTCGCCACGCCCTGCCCGAACTGCGGCGGCGTGGTGAAGGAAAACTACCGCCGCTACGGCTGCACCGGCAAGAGCGGCACGGGCGAGGACGCCTGCGGCTTCTCGTTCGGCAAGTCGCCGGCCGGACGCACCTTCGAGGTGGTCGAGGCCGAGGCCTTGGTGCGCGACAAGCACATCGGCCCGCTCGACGGCTTCCGCTCCAAGGCGGGCTGGCCCTTCACGGCCGAGATCATCCTCAAGTACGACGAGGAAGAAGCGAAGAACTGGAAGCTCGAATTCGACTTCGGCGACGACAAGAACGCCGAAAGCGGCGAGATCGTCGACTTCAGCCAGCAAGACACCGTGGGCCCGTGCCCGGTGTGCGGCGCGCCGGTGTTCGATCACGGCAGCAACTACGTCTGCGAAAAATCGGTGCCCACGAACGAGCAACCGACGCCGAGCTGCACCTTCAAGACCGGCAAGATCATCCTGCAGCAACCGGTCGAGCGCGACCAGATGGAAAAGCTGCTCGCCACCGGCAAGACCGACCTGCTCGACAAGTTCGTGTCGATGCGCACGCGCCGCGCCTTCAAGGCCTTCCTGACCTGGAATGCCGAGGAAGGCAAGGTGACCTTCGAATTCGCACCGCGCGAAGGCGGCAGCAAGTTCCCGCCGCGCAAGACCTTCGGCAAGCCGGCCGCGAAAACCGCGGCCGCCAAGAAGGTCGCAGCGAAGAAGACGCCCGCCGCCAAGAAGGCACCGGCCGAGAAGAAGGCGGCCAAGCCGCGCAAGCCGGGCGCAGGCCTCAAGCCCAGCGACTCGCTGGCCGCGGTGATCGGCGCCGAACCGGTGGCGCGCACCGAGGTCATCAAGAAGCTGTGGGACTACATCAAGGCCAACGGCCTGCAGGATGCGACCAACAAGCGTGCGATCAACGCCGACGCGAAGTTGAAGCCGGTGTTCGGCAAGGACCAGGTGACGATGTTCGAACTGGCGGGCATCGTGGGCAAGCACCTCTCGGCGCCCGACGCGGCCTGA